From the genome of Tachysurus vachellii isolate PV-2020 chromosome 2, HZAU_Pvac_v1, whole genome shotgun sequence, one region includes:
- the vwa2 gene encoding von Willebrand factor A domain-containing protein 2 produces the protein MGPSSRIQLLLVILLSQVHCSFAAQEIQANHETLVKINAAAEMMKCSAAIDVLFLMDGSYSVGKGSFERSRHCVLKLCEALDIGTDTVRVGVIQFGSTPRIEISLDSHSSREELSKHIKKIQYRGGSTQSGLAFKYVMRKGFLGGRNSPVRRIIILLSDGKSQGTVQPAAAELKQSGVILFAVGLRYPRWEELYSLASAPTESHVFFAEHFSDTVNGLYTSLTASSICSAVPSGCQVESLPCSRKTLEMIKELQGNFMCWKGSKSSLPYTTLCPYYRYTSAYKVLPTVCHRTVCSDPCDSQPCQNGGTCVSEGLKKYHCQCPPGYGSDPNCAPVLSLDCSVDVLFLIESSTSLTLEGFLRFKSFLKRFVQTVLSSDTPVKIGLAQYSSDVKVEAKIGQHRDPVKLLQAVESLQYQKGEAKTGHALRYITRHGFQSAPVYADVQDDLPRVVVLITGTPSADAVVESAKYARDREIFIIGLGPDRMKAEINNITGNPQRTMTYSLPDRLNAKIPELKAKICSVDSQGCLGQALDLVFVMDGSGNVGKDNFVHLKEFVRSASVQFDINRDLTQVGLVVYSRGPVSVFELDSHASGSAVLKALGEASYLGGMTSTGSALLHVHSHSLTVAKGARPGVNKVIVVLTDGTGAEDAAVPAQKIRDDGVSVFVIGTGDVQREHLLRIAGSEDHIMTVPFYEDLKYFDDVLVQMVCADVKKPVNLCRPNPCMNDGVCVLRNRSYRCECRGWEGPHCETRSRQQPSRGDLLRPSALRRRQRKNVRELQRRYREHRKRHATS, from the exons tgatgAAGTGCTCTGCAGCTATAGACGTTCTCTTTTTGATGGATGGCTCGTACAGTGTTGGGAAGGGCAGCTTCGAGAGGTCCCGTCACTGTGTACTGAAACTGTGTGAGGCTCTGGACATCGGCACAGACACG gTGAGAGTTGGAGTCATTCAGTTCGGTTCAACTCCCAGGATAGAAATCTCACTCGACTCTCACAGCAGCAGAGAGGAACTGAGCAAACACATCAAGAAAATACAGTACAG AGGAGGGAGCACACAAAGCGGTTTGGCTTTCAAGTATGTGATGAGGAAGGGGTTCCTCGGCGGTCGGAATTCCCCTGTCCGTCGCATCATCATCCTCCTGTCTGATGGAAAGTCCCAGGGTACGGTGCAGCCGGCTGCCGCTGAACTCAAGCAGTCTGGAGTGATCTTGTTTGCCGTGGGCCTGCGTTATCCAAG ATGGGAAGAGCTGTACTCTCTGGCCAGCGCTCCCACAGAGAGCCATGTGTTTTTTGCAGAGCATTTCAGTGATACTGTAAACGGACTATACACAAGCCTCACCGCCTCCTCCATCTGCAGTGCTGTCCCCTCAG GCTGTCAGGTGGAATCTTTACCTTGTTCACGGAAGACCCTGGAGATGATCAAAGAACTGCAGGGCAACTTTATGTGCTGGAAGGGATCGAAGAGCAGCTTACCATACACCACGTTATGTCCCTACTACCG ATATACCAGTGCTTACAAAGTACTCCCCACAGTATGTCACAGAACAGTATGCTCAG ATCCTTGTGATTCCCAGCCATGTCAGAATGGTGGGACGTGTGTGTCTGAAGGGCTGAAGAAATACCACTGTCAGTGTCCTCCAGGTTATGGAAGTGACCCCAACTGTG CTCCTGTGCTGTCTTTGGACTGCTCTGTGGATGTGCTTTTCCTGATTGAAAGCTCTACCAGCCTGACTCTGGAGGGGTTCCTACGTTTCAAGTCCTTTCTGAAGCGCTTTGTGCAGACAGTTCTGAGTTCAGACACTCCTGTGAAAATTGGCCTGGCTCAATACAGCAGCGATGTAAAGGTTGAAGCTAAGATTGGGCAGCACCGGGACCCAGTAAAGCTGCTCCAGGCTGTGGAGTCTCTCCAGTACCAAAAAGGAGAAGCTAAAACTGGACATGCGCTACGCTATATCACACGACATGGCTTCCAAAGTGCCCCTGTGTATGCTGATGTTCAAGATGACCTGCCTCGCGTAGTGGTGCTCATCACTGGCACTCCATCTGCTGATGCTGTAGTGGAGTCTGCTAAATatgcaagagacagagagatctTTATCATTGGCTTGGGGCCTGATAGGATGAAGGCTGAGATCAACAACATCACAGGAAACCCTCAGCGCACCATGACTTACAGTTTGCCTGACAGATTGAACGCAAAGATCCCAGAACTCAAAGCCAAGATCTGCAGTGTGGACAGTCAGG GATGTCTGGGTCAGGCATTGGACCTGGTCTTTGTTATGGATGGCTCAGGAAATGTCGGGAAGGACAACTTTGTTCACCTGAAGGAATTTGTGCGCAGCGCCTCTGTGCAGTTTGACATAAACCGTGACTTGACTCAGGTGGGGCTGGTGGTGTACAGCCGGGGGCCTGTCTCCGTGTTTGAGCTGGACTCTCATGCTTCAGGCTCTGCTGTGCTCAAAGCCTTGGGAGAGGCATCCTATTTAGGTGGAATGACCTCCACTGGCTCAGCTCTGCTCCATGTTCACTCTCATAGTCTGACTGTGGCAAAAGGGGCACGACCAGGTGTCAACAAGGTCATAGTCGTGCTGACCGATGGTACAGGGGCTGAGGACGCAGCGGTACCAGCTCAGAAGATCCGGGACgatggtgtgtctgtgttcgtGATTGGCACTGGAGATGTGCAGCGTGAGCATCTCCTACGCATTGCTGGCTCTGAGGATCACATCATGACTGTGCCCTTCTATGAGGACCTGAAGTACTTTGATGATGTCCTGGTACAGATGGTGTGTGCAg ATGTGAAAAAGCCTGTGAATCTATGCAGGCCCAACCCCTGTATGAATGATGGCGTGTGTGTCCTACGAAACAGAAGCTATCGCTGTGAATGCCGGGGATGGGAGGGACCACACTGCGAGACAC GAAGCAGGCAGCAGCCATCCAGAGGAGATCTCCTAAGGCCTTCAGCATTAAGACGGCGCCAAAGGAAGAATGTTAGAGAGCTGCAGCGGCGCTACAGAGAACACCGCAAGAGACATGCAACTagctga